Proteins co-encoded in one Osmerus mordax isolate fOsmMor3 chromosome 11, fOsmMor3.pri, whole genome shotgun sequence genomic window:
- the supt5h gene encoding transcription elongation factor SPT5, with translation MSDSEDSDFSDAQSDRSSEAEEAENEEEQASPTGSDKVAEEEGEDLEDEEEYDEEEEEDDDDRPRKKPRHGGFILDEADVDDEYEDEDPWEEGAEDILEKEEAEVSNIDHVVLDEDNSGSRRLQNLWKDSREEALGEYYMRKYAKSSGGEHFSGGSEELSDDITQQQLLPGVKDPNLWTVKCKIGEERATAIALMRKFIAYQFTDTPLQIKSVVAPEHVKGYIYVESYKQTHVKAAIEGVGNLRMGFWNQQMVPIKEMTDVLKVVKEVTNLKPKSWVRLKRGLYKDDIAQVDYVEPSQNTISLKMIPRIDLDRIKARMSMKDWFAKRKKFKRPSQRLFDAEKIRSLGGEVSHDGDFMIFEANRYSRKGFLFKSFAMSAVITEGVKPTLSELEKFEDQPEGIDLEVVTEASGKEREHNLQAGDNVEVCEGELINLQGKILSVDGNKITIMPKHEDLKDPLEFPAHELRKYFRMGDHVKVIAGRYEGDTGLIVRVEENFVILFSDLTMHELKVLPRDLQLCSETASGVDAGGQHEWGELIQLDPQTVGVIVRLERETFQVLNMHGKVMTVRHQAVNRRKDNRFAVALDSEQNNIHVKDIVKVIDGPHSGREGEIRHLFRGFAFLHCKKLVENGGMFVCKTRHLVLAGGSKPRDVTNFPVGGFAPMSPHISSPMHHGGGGQQQRGGGGGGGGGGGGGGGMGRGRGRRDNDLIGQTVRISQGPYKGYIGVVKDATESTARVELHSTCQTISVDRQRLTTMGAKRHSGQTSTHGRTPMYGSQTPMYGTGSRTPMYGSQTPLHDGNRTPHYGSQTPLHDGSRTPGQSGAWDPNNPNTPSRADDEYDFGYDDEPSPSPQGYGGTPNPQTPGYPEVPSPQVNPQYNPQTPGTPAMYNTEQYSPYAAPSPQGSYQPSPSPQSYHQVAPSPLGYQNTHSPASYHPTPSPMAYQASPSPSPVGYSPMTPGAPSPGGYNPHTPGSNIDQASSDWVTTDILVRVKDTFMDLQVVNQSGVIRSVTGGMCSVFLQDTEKVVSISSEHLEPVTPTKNNKVKVILGEDREATGILLSIDGDDGIVRMELDDQLKILNLRFLGRLEP, from the exons ATGTCTGACAGTGAGGATAGCGACTTCTCTGACGCCCAGAGTGACCGAAGCAGCGAAGCCGAAGAGGCTGAGAAtgag GAGGAACAGGCCAGTCCGACTGGTAGTGACAAGGTAGCAGAGGAGGAAGGCGAGGatctggaggatgaagaggagtatgatgaggaagaggaggaggatgatgacgatCGCCCCAGAAAGAAGCCCCGTCATGGCGGGTTCATCCTGGACGAAGCTG ATGTGGACGATGAGTACGAGGACGAGGATCCGTGGGAGGAAGGAGCGGAGGACATCTTGGAGAAAG AAGAAGCAGAGG TGTCCAACATCGATCACGTTGTTCTGGATGAGGACAACTCAGGGTCCCGCCGGCTGCAGAACCTCTGGAA GGATTCCAGAGAAGAAGCGTTGGGGGAGTACTACATGAGGAAGTATGCCAAGTCTTCTGGAGGAGAACA TTTCTCAGGTGGATCCGAGGAGCTCTCTGATGACATCACCCAACAGCAGTTACTTCCTGGGGTCAA GGACCCTAATCTTTGGACAGTCAAGTGTAAG ataggggaggagagggcaacaGCCATTGCACTGATGAGGAAATTCATCGCCTACCAGTTTACAGACACG cCCCTCCAGATCAAGTCGGTGGTGGCTCCCGAGCATGTGAAAGGCTACATCTATGTGGAGTCCTACAAGCAGACCCACGTGAAGGCGGCCATCGAGGGCGTGGGCAACCTGAGGATGGGCTTCTGGAACCAGCAGATGGTGCCCATCAAGGAGATGACGGACGTCCTGAAGGTGGTCAAGGAGGTCACCAACCTCAAGCCCAAGTCTTGGGTCCGCCTCAAGAGAGGCCTCTACAAAGACGACATAGCCCAG GTGGACTACGTAGAACCAAGCCAGAACACCATATCTCTAAAGATGATCCCAAGGATAGACCTGGACAGGATCAAAGCCCGGATGAGCATG AAAGACTGGTTTGCCAAGAGGAAGAAGTTTAAAAGACCGTCTCAGAGACTGTTTGATGCTGAGAAGATCAG gtcactgGGGGGTGAGGTCAGCCATGATGGAGACTTCATGATCTTTGAGGCCAACCGCTACAGCCGCAAAGGCTTTCTCTTCAAGAGCTTCGCCATGTCGGCTGTG ATCACAGAGGGGGTGAAGCCTACCCTGTCTGAGCTGGAGAAGTTTGAGGACCAGCCTGAAGGCATCGACCTGGAGGTGGTGACTGAGGCTTCAG gtaagGAGCGTGAACACAACCTCCAGGCAGGTGACAAtgtagaggtgtgtgagggagagctcatcAACCTGCAGGGCAAGATCCTGAGTGTGGACGGGAACAAGATCACCATCATGCCCAAACACGAGGACCtcaag gaccCCCTGGAGTTCCCGGCTCATGAGTTGAGGAAGTACTTCCGTATGGGCGATCACGTGAAGGTGATCGCCGGCCGCTACGAGGGAGACACCGGCCTCATCGTCCGTGTGGAGGAGAACTTTGTCATCCTGTTCTCTGACCTCACCATGCACGAG ctgaAAGTACTGCCGCGGGACCTGCAGCTGTGCTCTGAGACGGCGTCGGGCGTGGACGCGGGCGGGCAGCACGAGTGGGGAGAGCTGATCCAGCTGGACCCTCAGACGGTGGGGGTCATCGTCCGGCTAGAGAGGGAGACCTTCCAG GTTCTGAACATGCACGGCAAGGTGATGACAGTGCGCCACCAGGCGGTCAACCGGCGGAAAGACAACCGCTTCGCAGTGGCGCTGGACTCGGAGCAGAACAACATCCACGTGAAGGACATCGTCAAGGTGATCGACGGGCCGCACTCG GGCCGGGAGGGAGAGATCCGTCACCTGTTCCGAGGGTTTGCCTTCCTGCACTGCAAGAAGCTGGTGGAGAACGGAGGCATGTTCGTCTGTAAGACACGCCACCTCGTATTGGCTGGGGGCTCCAAG CCCAGAGATGTGACCAATTTCCCCGTGGGGGGATTTGCACCTATGAGCCCTCATATCAGCAGCCCCATGCACcacggaggagggg GTCAGCAgcagaggggcggagggggaggaggaggaggaggagggggaggaggaggaggaatggggcGTGGCCGAGGCAGAAGAGACAACGACCTGATTGGCCAGACTGTCCGTATCTCCCAGGGACCGTACAAAG GGTACATTGGTGTGGTGAAGGACGCCACGGAGTCGACGGCCAGGGTGGAGCTTCACTCCACCTGCCAGACCATCTCTGTAGACAGACAACGCCTCACCACCAT GGGAGCTAAGAGACACAGCGGGCAGACCTCCACCCACGGACGCACCCCCATGTACGGCTCCCAGACCCCCATGTACGGCACCGGCTCCCGTACCCCCATGTACGGCTCCCAGACGCCGCTGCAcgacg GAAACCGCACGCCTCATTACGGCTCTCAGACCCCGCTGCATGATGGGAGCAGGACGCCGGGACAGAGCGGGGCGTGGGACCCCAACAACCCCAACACaccctccag ggcggATGACGAGTACGACTTTGGTTACGATGATGAGCCGTCGCCGTCCCCGCAGGGCTACGGGGGCACGCCCAACCCCCAGACCCCCGGGTACCCCGaggtcccctccccccaggtcaaCCCCCAGTACAACCCCCAGACTCCTGGAACCCCCGCCAT gtacAACACAGAGCAGTATTCCCCCTACGCGGCCCCTTCTCCCCAGGGCTCCTAccagcccagcccctccccccagagctACCACCAGGTGGCTCCTAGTCCCCTGGGCTACCAGAACACGCACTCCCCTGCCAGCTACCACCCCACGCCCTCGCCCATGGCCTACCAG gcGAGTCCGAGCCCCAGCCCTGTGGGCTACAGCCCCATGACCCCGGGagccccgtcccccggggggtacaacccccacacccccggCTCCAACATCGACCAGGCATCCAGCGACTGGGTCACCACCGACATCCTGGTCCGGGTCAAGGACACCTTCATGGACCTGCAGGTGGTCAACCAGAGCGGGGTCATACGCAGCGTCACC ggtgGCATGTGCTCAGTGTTTCTGCAGGACACTGAGAAGGTGGTGAGCATCTCTAGTGAACACCTGGAGCCGGTCACGCCCACCAAGAACAACAAG